ttttcttttcctttttaatTATCTTGATAATGGGTTTCCCTTAATTTTGAAATTTCCATTCAACAAATTACGACGACATTGAGCATAGGCTTTTcttaaaataatacaattTTCATCAATTTCATTTAAGTTATGGTTGTGAAGACAATCTAAA
This window of the Plasmodium gaboni strain SY75 chromosome Unknown, whole genome shotgun sequence genome carries:
- a CDS encoding putative cytochrome c oxidase assembly protein, producing the protein MLNVRPDKPHRKASNSCSKLLNDMIACYQNTICYKKENSNFLDCLHNHNLNEIDENCIILRKAYAQCRRNLLNGNFKIKGNPLSR